A single region of the Malaclemys terrapin pileata isolate rMalTer1 chromosome 4, rMalTer1.hap1, whole genome shotgun sequence genome encodes:
- the DHCR7 gene encoding 7-dehydrocholesterol reductase encodes MAAFPEGKSEERKHKSIPNGSGASQGQWGRAWEVDWFSLASVLFLLTFSPLIVYYFIMSCDQYHCSLTDPVVDVLMGNSHLSDIWNKTPSLSWKAANIYICWVTFQVMLYILVPDFCHKFLPGYVGGVQEGALTPAGTVNKYEINGLQAWIITHALWFANAYYFHWFSPTIIFDNWIPLLWCANILGYSASTFAMIKSYLFPSNPKDCKFTGNLFYDYMMGIEFNPRIGKWFDFKLFFNGRPGIVAWTLINLSYAAKQQELYGQVTNSMILVNVLQGIYVLDFFWNEAWYLKTIDICHDHFGWYLGWGDCVWLPYLYTLQGLYLVYHPVQLSTANAVGILLLGLVGYYIFRMTNHQKDLFRRTDGNCKIWGKKPEYIECSYTSVDGTKYYSKLMISGFWGVARHFNYTGDLMGSLAYCLTCGFGHILPYFYIIYMTILLTHRCIRDEHRCSSKYGKDWKRYTTAVPYRLIPGVF; translated from the exons ATGGCGGCCTTTCCCGAAGGAAAATCTGAAGAAAGGAAACATAAGAGCATCCCAAATGGTTCTGGAGCATCTCAAGGCCAATGGGGAAGAGCCTG GGAAGTAGACTGGTTTTCCTTGGCCAGCGTCCTCTTCCTGCTTACATTTTCTCCACTCATCGTATATTACTTTATAATGTCATGTGATCAGTACCATTGCTCTCTGACGGACCCCGTCGTTGATGTGCTCATGGGTAATTCCCATCTCTCCGACATCTGGAACAAGACACCTTCCCTGAGCTGGAAAGCTGCTAACATCTATATATGTTGGGTCACTTTCCAG GTGATGTTATATATATTAGTTCCTGATTTCTGCCACAAGTTTCTACCTGGATATGTAGGAGGAGTACAAGAAGGTGCTCTGACTCCTGCtg GCACagtaaataaatatgaaatcaATGGACTTCAAGCCTGGATCATTACCCATGCTCTCTGGTTTGCAAATGCTTACTACTTCCACTGGTTCTCACCCACCATCATTTTTGACAACTGGATTCCTCTCCTGTGGTGTGCTAATATTCTGGGATACTCAGCTTCCACATTTGCCATGATTAAAAGCTACCTTTTCCCCAGTAACCCCAAAGATTG CAAATTCACCGGCAATTTATTTTATGACTATATGATGGGGATTGAATTTAACCCTCGAATAGGGAAGTGGTTTGATTTCAAGCTGTTCTTCAATGGCCGGCCTGGTATTGTAGCCTGGACTCTAATTAACCTCTCCTACGCTGCCAAACAACAGGAACTGTATGGTCAGGTGACCAACTCGATGATCCTTGTCAATGTCCTACAG GGTATTTATGTATTGGACTTCTTCTGGAATGAAGCTTGGTATTTGAAAACTATTGATATCTGCCATGATCATTTTGGATGGTacctgggctggggagactgCGTTTGGCTGCCTTACCTCTACACTCTGCAG GGTTTATATTTAGTTTACCATCCTGTACAGCTCTCAACAGCTAATGCAGTTGGGATCCTGCTGTTGGGGCTGGTTGGCTATTATATCTTCAGGATGACCAACCACCAAAAAGATCTCTTCCGTCGCACAGATGGGAACTGCAAGATCTGGGGTAAGAAGCCAGAATATATTGAATGCTCCTACACGTCAGTGGATGGGACCAAATACTACAGCAAGCTGATGATTTCAGGATTCTGGGGAGTGGCGCGCCATTTTAACTACACAGGTGACCTGATGGGCTCCCTGGCATACTGCCTGACTTGTGGCTTTGGGCACATCCTGCCTTATTTCTACATCATTTACATGACCATTTTGCTGACCCACCGCTGCATCAGGGATGAACACCGTTGCTCCAGCAAATACGGCAAGGACTGGAAGCGCTACACTACTGCAGTTCCTTACCGACTAATACCAGGAGTATTTTAA